The Zea mays subsp. mays mitochondrion, complete genome genome contains a region encoding:
- the orf99-e gene encoding hypothetical protein, which yields MLCAHGPEVEWLICTIWEARPSPSQFLRNRLTRNRRGNSTSTPHSFPVPILSPLKSLPVPPAWQPVRSMPHKNLCGDGRSLLTQLLNQTTFRLRTTTTS from the coding sequence ATGCTATGTGCACACGGCCCCGAAGTGGAATGGCTAATTTGCACAATCTGGGAAGCCCGGCCTTCTCCCTCTCAGTTCCTCCGCAATCGACTTACCAGAAATCGTCGTGGCAACTCCACTTCAACCCCCCACTCTTTCCCGGTGCCTATACTTAGCCCTTTGAAAAGTCTTCCAGTACCTCCCGCGTGGCAGCCCGTCAGAAGCATGCCTCATAAGAATCTTTGTGGCGACGGTCGAAGCCTCCTCACTCAACTTCTGAATCAAACCACCTTCCGGCTTCGTACTACTACTACCTCCTAG
- the orf113-a gene encoding hypothetical protein, with protein METRMLTRKRQLYLLAYQLVICDYPLARDPDHGDMQIFNTELPYPSLYKFAVCPLPYDMMMKLLLMKDYGVCRRSVKEWIATKLYSCQAFLPRGIYILQRAKPRYGSASVGAT; from the coding sequence ATGGAGACTAGGATGCTGACTCGAAAGAGACAACTCTATTTGCTTGCTTATCAGCTGGTGATTTGTGATTATCCTTTGGCCAGAGATCCTGATCATGGAGATATGCAAATTTTCAACACAGAACTGCCTTACCCGTCCCTCTACAAATTCGCCGTATGCCCCTTACCATATGATATGATGATGAAGCTCCTTCTGATGAAAGATTATGGCGTGTGCCGTCGGAGTGTGAAAGAATGGATAGCTACTAAGCTGTATTCATGTCAAGCCTTCCTTCCTCGGGGAATATACATATTGCAAAGGGCCAAGCCAAGGTATGGTTCTGCGTCGGTCGGCGCCACGTAG
- the rps13 gene encoding ribosomal protein S13: protein MLYISGARLLPDEQVRIALTKMDGIGPKKAIQLCYRLGISGNIKIHELTKYQIDQIEQMIAQDHVVHWELKRGERADIERLISISCYRGIRHQDGLPLRGQRTHTNARTARKQIRK, encoded by the coding sequence ATGTCATATATCTCAGGAGCTAGATCACTTCCCGATGAACAAGTAAGAATTGCCTCAACAAAAATGGATGGAATTGGACCGAAAAAAGCCATTCAGCTTCGTTATCGATTAGGTATCAGTGGGAACATCAAGATTCATGAGTTAACTAAGTATCAGATCGACCAAATTGAACAAATGATAGCTCAAGATCATGTTGTTCATTGGGAATTGAAGAGGGGAGAACGAGCAGACATCGAACGATTAATTTCTATTTCTCGTTATCGTGGAATTCGTCATCAAGATGGATCGCCATTACGCGGTCAACGAACTCATACTAATGCAAGGACTGCTCGCAAGCAAATTCGGAAATGA
- the cob gene encoding apocytochrome b codes for MTIRNQRFSLLKQPIYSTLNQHLIDYPTPSNLSYWWGFGSLAGICLVIQIVTGVFLAMHYTPHVDLAFNSVEHIMRDVEGGWLLRYMHANGASMFLIVVHLHIFRGLYHASYSSPREFVWCLGVVIFLLMIVTAFIGYVPPWGQMSFWGATVITSLASAIPVVGDTIVTWLWGGFSVDNATLNRFFSLHHLLPLILAGASLLHLAALHQYGSNNPLGVHSEMDKIASYPYFYVKDLVGRVASAIFFSIWIFFAPNVLGHPDNYIPANPMPTPPHIVPEWYFLPIHAILRSIPDKAGGVAAIAPVFISLLALPFFKEMYVRSSSFRPIHQGIFWLLLADCLLLGWIGCQPVEAPFVTIGQISSFFFFLFFAITPIPGRVGRGIPKYYTE; via the coding sequence ATGACTATAAGGAACCAACGATTCTCTCTTCTTAAACAACCTATATACTCCACACTTAACCAGCATTTAATAGATTATCCAACCCCGAGCAATCTTAGTTATTGGTGGGGGTTCGGTTCGTTAGCTGGTATTTGTTTAGTCATTCAGATAGTGACTGGCGTTTTTTTAGCTATGCATTACACACCTCATGTGGATCTAGCTTTCAACAGCGTAGAACACATTATGAGAGATGTTGAAGGGGGCTGGTTGCTCCGTTATATGCATGCTAATGGGGCAAGTATGTTTCTCATTGTGGTTCACCTTCATATTTTTCGTGGTCTATATCATGCGAGTTATAGCAGTCCTAGGGAATTTGTTTGGTGTCTCGGAGTTGTCATATTCCTATTAATGATTGTGACAGCTTTTATAGGATACGTACCACCTTGGGGTCAGATGAGCTTTTGGGGAGCAACAGTAATTACAAGCTTAGCTAGCGCCATACCAGTAGTAGGAGATACCATAGTGACTTGGCTTTGGGGTGGTTTCTCCGTGGACAATGCCACCTTAAATCGTTTTTTTAGTCTCCATCATTTACTCCCCCTTATTTTAGCAGGCGCCAGTCTTCTTCATCTGGCTGCATTGCATCAATATGGATCAAATAATCCATTGGGTGTACATTCTGAGATGGATAAAATTGCTTCTTACCCTTATTTTTATGTAAAGGATCTTGTAGGTCGGGTAGCTTCTGCTATCTTTTTTTCCATTTGGATTTTTTTTGCTCCAAATGTTTTGGGGCATCCCGACAATTATATACCTGCTAATCCGATGCCCACCCCGCCTCATATTGTGCCGGAATGGTATTTCCTACCGATCCATGCCATTCTTCGCAGTATACCTGACAAAGCGGGGGGTGTAGCCGCAATAGCACCAGTTTTTATATCTCTCTTGGCTTTACCTTTTTTTAAAGAAATGTATGTGCGTAGTTCAAGTTTTCGACCGATTCACCAAGGAATATTTTGGTTGCTTTTGGCGGATTGCTTACTACTAGGTTGGATCGGATGTCAACCTGTGGAGGCACCATTTGTTACTATTGGACAAATTTCTTCTTTCTTTTTCTTCTTGTTCTTTGCCATAACGCCCATTCCGGGACGAGTTGGAAGAGGAATTCCAAAATATTACACGGAATAG
- the orf119-b gene encoding hypothetical protein, with protein MEAMPYAVASILASDAGASSCSLLNWHFELRAERELSKGLFVPECFIFINQNQHLSYLQLRPRMFGKDDVDKAEFFNEIKDICKCWLTPGELSVNKAPGGCASTRNDEHGEVNLGSQVW; from the coding sequence ATGGAGGCGATGCCTTATGCCGTGGCGTCAATTCTAGCTTCTGATGCGGGAGCTTCTAGCTGTTCGCTTTTAAATTGGCACTTTGAGTTGAGGGCGGAGCGTGAATTAAGTAAAGGCTTATTTGTTCCTGAATGTTTCATTTTTATTAACCAAAACCAACATTTATCATACTTGCAACTAAGACCTCGAATGTTTGGAAAAGACGATGTCGACAAAGCGGAGTTTTTTAATGAAATAAAAGACATTTGCAAGTGCTGGCTTACACCCGGGGAATTGTCAGTAAATAAGGCGCCAGGAGGTTGTGCAAGCACTAGAAATGACGAGCATGGAGAGGTCAATCTTGGTAGTCAGGTCTGGTAG
- the orf134-a-ct gene encoding hypothetical protein (chloroplast origin) has translation MAYSSCLNRSLKPNKLLLRRIDGAIQVRSHVDRTFYSLVGSGRSGGGPPRLLSSRESIHPLSVYGELSLEHRLRFVLNGKMEHLTTHLHRPRTTRSPLSFWGDGGIVPFEPFFHAFPGGLEKAVINRTSLILPS, from the coding sequence ATGGCGTACTCCTCCTGTTTGAATCGGAGTTTGAAACCAAACAAACTTCTCCTCAGGAGGATAGATGGGGCGATTCAGGTGAGATCCCATGTAGATCGAACTTTCTATTCACTCGTGGGATCCGGGCGGTCCGGGGGGGGGCCACCGCGGCTCCTCTCTTCTCGAGAATCCATACATCCCTTATCAGTGTATGGAGAGCTATCTCTCGAGCACAGGTTGAGGTTCGTCCTCAATGGGAAAATGGAGCACCTAACAACGCATCTTCACAGACCAAGAACTACGAGATCACCCCTTTCATTCTGGGGTGACGGAGGGATCGTACCATTCGAGCCTTTTTTTCATGCTTTTCCCGGCGGTCTGGAGAAAGCAGTAATCAATAGGACTTCCCTAATCCTCCCTTCCTGA
- the orf147-a gene encoding hypothetical protein, which translates to MNWVLESLLCPTSLGCIPYVRALEFMPTGECSASANRVTEGYNKKLKRMVEKMNQEMGPESKFVYVNTKEFGSAEAEEGTRSNGKNDDLGGSSSTKPEGGLIQKLSEEASTVATKILMRHASDGLPRGRYWKTFQRAKYRHRERVGG; encoded by the coding sequence ATGAACTGGGTGCTCGAAAGTTTGTTGTGTCCGACGTCGCTCGGTTGTATACCGTACGTTCGTGCTCTGGAGTTCATGCCTACAGGGGAGTGTTCAGCATCCGCGAATCGAGTCACTGAAGGTTACAACAAGAAATTGAAGAGGATGGTCGAAAAGATGAACCAGGAGATGGGTCCAGAGAGCAAATTTGTGTACGTAAATACGAAGGAGTTTGGCAGCGCCGAAGCAGAGGAAGGAACCCGAAGCAATGGAAAGAACGACGACCTAGGAGGTAGTAGTAGTACGAAGCCGGAAGGTGGTTTGATTCAGAAGTTGAGTGAGGAGGCTTCGACCGTCGCCACAAAGATTCTTATGAGGCATGCTTCTGACGGGCTGCCACGCGGGAGGTACTGGAAGACTTTTCAAAGGGCTAAGTATAGGCACCGGGAAAGAGTGGGGGGTTGA
- the orf107-a gene encoding hypothetical protein, translating to MSIGLKKAIALFLLKKRISSFEEDRPPRKPLRLKSPIPIRSTFTILHRHCAGSVGCCFYFFLLALIDRTSRNPKRLVLPLQPLPLQGSTLHRQIRMSRSELRPTYRN from the coding sequence ATGTCAATTGGCCTTAAAAAGGCTATAGCCCTGTTTCTTTTGAAAAAACGAATTTCGAGTTTCGAAGAAGACAGGCCTCCAAGAAAGCCACTCCGCCTAAAGAGTCCTATTCCTATCCGGTCTACATTCACTATTCTTCATAGGCACTGCGCTGGGTCGGTAGGTTGTTGTTTTTACTTTTTTCTTCTTGCTTTAATCGATAGGACTTCCCGTAACCCGAAAAGGTTGGTTCTTCCCCTACAACCCCTACCCCTCCAAGGCAGTACTCTTCATCGGCAAATCCGAATGTCTCGATCCGAGTTGAGACCCACCTACAGAAATTGA